AAGTTGGGACTCTTTGCATGAAATCAAGGAAAAGGACGATAATCAAAATTTCATTGATGGAAACGCCCTCCTTTACGACACTAAAAACAGCTACATAAAAGGCCCGAATGATACATTGATCGTAGCGCAAGGTTTAGATGGCTACTTGGTTACGCAGTCGGACAATGTAATCCTGATTTGTAAAAAGGATGCCGAGAAAAAGTTTAGAGATTTTCTAAACGACGCCAAATCTAAAGGGGAAGAATTTACTTAGTTCTTTGCCGGATTACTTCATAACTGATAATCCCAGTAGCAACCGAGACATTTAAAGATTCAATTTTTCCTTGAATCGGTAGTTTCGCATGGCTATCGCACAGTTTTAAGTACTCTGGCGAAATACCATCTTCTTCAGAACCCATTAATAAGGCTACTGGCACTGAAAAATCCATCTCGTAAATGGTATGCTTTGCTTTTTCAGAACACGCGACAACTTGGATTCCGTTTTCTTTAAGACTCAGTATGGTTGTTTTCAAATTATCAGCTCTGCAAATAGGCATATAGTTGAGCGCCCCAGCAGATGTTTTCATTGCATCCGAACCAATCTGCGCACTGCCTCTACTTGGAACTATTATACCATTGACGCCAGCACACTCTGCCGTACGACTTATGGCTCCGAAATTCCTTACATCAGTAATTCTATCTAGGATAATAAAGAATGGATTCTCTCCTTTTTGATAAGATTCAGAAATCAGATTATCTAAAGAAGCAAATGAAACAGCCGAGACATAGGCAATTGCACCTTGATGATTTTTTCGAGTAATCCTATTGAGTTTCTCGATCGGTACTCGCTGTACGGGAATTGACAACTCTCTACACAGTTTCAGTAACTCCCCTGTCAATTCGTTCTTGGCATCTTTCTGGATAAAGAGTTTATCTAATTCTTTGCCTGATTCGATCGCCTCAATTATGGCTCTAGTACCATAAATAAAGTCTGCTTTAAAATTTGAATGCATTTATTCGATAATTCGACCAGACCTCCACTGTGTAACAGCAAGCATCCAATTTTCACGATAACGTTTTCCTCTAATCAATTTATACTTCACCAAACCGTCTTCCACTACAATATCGAAGATAAACCGAAGCCTCCCTCCTGTTGACGAGGGAAAAACCCAGAGTTCTGTACTCTCATTTCTAAACACTTGCAAAGGGTTACCAAAAACCTGATAAACCATACCCCTATCTGTTTTCCATCCCTCTTTATCTTCTGAGAACAAGCGCTCGGACTTTCTAACTCTACGATAATAGTACTTGATGAAATCCTTGGCGACTTGCTCGTTAGATGAGATGGTGCTGTTTACAAATGACTCAAAAGCAGCTCTTCCTTCGGAGGCACTTTTAAGTTCGGTATACTCATCGTTTGTGCTCACATAAATAAGTGGCGTTATTAAATCCGAGTAACTACCATAATAGGGGTGAAATTCGTCGGAGACCATGATGCTCAATAAATGATCTGGATAATTCTGAGACTGGATTTTATAGACTCCTTCCGTATAAAATCGAAATTCTTCTCCATGATTAACACCATACGCTGTATCTAAAGGAACCTTTTCAACCGGATCTTTTACTGATTCATCAAATGGCGGCAATGCTACAGGCTTATTATTAGTAACTCCGTTTACTTCATAGCTCGTTTGAGGATTAAATGGATTAATTATTCTAACCGCATGGCCCTTGTTTATATAATTGGCGAAATACGGTATATCCTTATCAGCCTCAAATAGTAAAAATGGGGCAGGTACCCAGTCTTTAATCTTCAACGGAATATCAATATTGTAGTGCTTATCCCTGACGGCATTGTACACGTCAACCACCACTAAAGCTTCATCCGAAGGATTATCTAATTCAAAAGCATAAACGTACTGGCGAAAATCGACGTCAATAATGTAGCTTGAATCCAGAGCAACCGCTGAGTTCACCTCTTTCTCGTCGATATAACTTGCACGCACATCGTAACTCAACCTGTAATCTGAAAATTTAACATTACCGCTGTTCAAGATAAACTTCAGAAACAACTTGACTTTCCCATCTTGTGCAGCAACACGATGTCGAACTAAAAATTCATGGTCTTCGTCAAATAGATAGCTTATTTCTACTGAACTCATTCGACTTTGAGCGGACAGGCTCATTACCGAGAACAATAGAATGGAAAGGATTATAAAACGTTTCATAATTCGGTGTGCTAATCAAAGATATATAGAAATTGACTGACCCATAACAAAGTTACTCAAATTCAACGATTCTAGCTCAAAAAGCTTAATTTTGGCCAAAATACAAGGATGGCTACGTATACCACTGAAATTGCTTCGGACTCTATACCTTCAGACAACCCGATACATCAACGTCTGTTAAAGGCTTATTATTTAGCTGAACCTTACATAAAAGGCTCCCTCTTGGAATTGGGCTGTGGAGAAGGCCGGGGTGTAGACTTACTCGTCCCACGTGCCGATCGTTATATGGCCTTGGACAAAATAGGAAGTGTTATAGACGCCTTAAAGGCGAAACACCCTGAATTGGATTTTAGACAGGCTGTTTTCCCACCTTTTACTGGAATCGAGGACAATACTTTCGATTCTATCGTCAGTTTTCAAGTGATTGAGCATGTAA
This is a stretch of genomic DNA from Roseivirga misakiensis. It encodes these proteins:
- a CDS encoding GWxTD domain-containing protein; this encodes MKRFIILSILLFSVMSLSAQSRMSSVEISYLFDEDHEFLVRHRVAAQDGKVKLFLKFILNSGNVKFSDYRLSYDVRASYIDEKEVNSAVALDSSYIIDVDFRQYVYAFELDNPSDEALVVVDVYNAVRDKHYNIDIPLKIKDWVPAPFLLFEADKDIPYFANYINKGHAVRIINPFNPQTSYEVNGVTNNKPVALPPFDESVKDPVEKVPLDTAYGVNHGEEFRFYTEGVYKIQSQNYPDHLLSIMVSDEFHPYYGSYSDLITPLIYVSTNDEYTELKSASEGRAAFESFVNSTISSNEQVAKDFIKYYYRRVRKSERLFSEDKEGWKTDRGMVYQVFGNPLQVFRNESTELWVFPSSTGGRLRFIFDIVVEDGLVKYKLIRGKRYRENWMLAVTQWRSGRIIE
- the rlmB gene encoding 23S rRNA (guanosine(2251)-2'-O)-methyltransferase RlmB, encoding MHSNFKADFIYGTRAIIEAIESGKELDKLFIQKDAKNELTGELLKLCRELSIPVQRVPIEKLNRITRKNHQGAIAYVSAVSFASLDNLISESYQKGENPFFIILDRITDVRNFGAISRTAECAGVNGIIVPSRGSAQIGSDAMKTSAGALNYMPICRADNLKTTILSLKENGIQVVACSEKAKHTIYEMDFSVPVALLMGSEEDGISPEYLKLCDSHAKLPIQGKIESLNVSVATGIISYEVIRQRTK